GCCTCATCCGTCGAGACCCCCTCACCCTCGCTTCGGCTGCGCCTGCGCTCGCTGGGTTCCCTGAACGGGAACCCAGCCCTCTCCCCGCCCGCGGGGAGAGGGGAGACCCGCGCACTTCTTTCCACGGCCAGCGCTGCGGACCGAAAGGGAGGCGGACTTGCCTCAGCCATCTACACCACCCGGAGCGGGGTCCGATCGCATCCTGATCGGGGCCCGCTCTCGGCATTCGCGTACCCCACCTCACGGCCTCATCGAGGAGACCGACCATGTCCGCAACGGTCGCTGAGGCAGCGCCGGTCGCCGCGGCCCAGCCCTTCCGCCTGACCTCGTGGCAGGCCTGGGGGCTGATCCTGATCGCGCCCTACCTGCTGATCTTCCTGTTCTTCGTCATCTACCCGATCGGCTACGGCTTGTGGCTGGCGCGCAGCCCCGCGAGCTACGTCCATCTGGCCGAAGACCCGATCTTCGCCCGCGCCGTCGTCAACACGCTGATCTTCCTGATCGTCGGCATCAACGTGAAGATGGCGATCGCGCTCCTCTTGTCGGGCTTCTTCACCAACGAGCGGAGGTGGATCCGCTGGCTGTCGGTGCTGTTCATCCTGCCCTGGGCGGTGCCGTCGATCCCCACCATCCTGTCGGTGCGGTTCATGCTGAACCCCGAATGGGGCGTGGTGAACTCGCTGATCTTCCGCTTCACCGGCGAGGACGGCCCGAACTGGCTCAACGACCCGAGCCTCGCGCTGACGCTCGCCATCGGCGTCCATATCTGGAAGTCGCTGCCGTTCTGGACGCTGATCCTGCTCGCCGGCCGCCTCGCCATCTCGGCCGACATGTACGAGGCGGCCTCGGTCGACGGCGCCACCAAGTGGCAGAAGTTCCTGCACGTCACCTGGCCGTCGATGCGGACGCTCTACGTGA
The sequence above is drawn from the Methylobacterium terrae genome and encodes:
- a CDS encoding carbohydrate ABC transporter permease — protein: MSATVAEAAPVAAAQPFRLTSWQAWGLILIAPYLLIFLFFVIYPIGYGLWLARSPASYVHLAEDPIFARAVVNTLIFLIVGINVKMAIALLLSGFFTNERRWIRWLSVLFILPWAVPSIPTILSVRFMLNPEWGVVNSLIFRFTGEDGPNWLNDPSLALTLAIGVHIWKSLPFWTLILLAGRLAISADMYEAASVDGATKWQKFLHVTWPSMRTLYVTCTILSMIWTLGDFNSVYLLTGGGPADLTHVLATLGIRYLRLDQVDASMAAVVCAMPFVLPLVYVLMKRLSK